Proteins encoded by one window of Halorubrum ruber:
- a CDS encoding acetamidase/formamidase family protein, whose translation MTRETITHRDGHVYEFGPEMDPVYEAADGESLTVETVDSLNGEIQADDDLLDAIPEEVNAATGPIAVAGASPGDVLAVEIEDVRVAEDRGRVLTAPGFGLLQDDPDIDHPATRITEVDGGDASGAADSGAETIDFEGIDVPIEPVIGTIGVATGGETVSTLTPDDHGGNLDTTDVTDGTTVYFPVFQEGAMLALGDAKAAMADGEMCGTGAEIAVEVDATLSVIEDPAVSPDRPLLDTGDAVKTVASAETMEEAVELANGDMLDLLAHDHGFSRTDAYLFSSLVGGLEVSQVVDPQVTARNAVPSEYLSLPF comes from the coding sequence ATGACACGCGAGACGATCACGCACCGCGACGGCCACGTGTACGAGTTCGGACCCGAGATGGACCCGGTGTACGAGGCCGCCGACGGCGAGTCGCTGACGGTCGAGACGGTGGACAGTCTGAACGGCGAGATTCAGGCGGACGACGACCTGCTCGACGCGATCCCGGAGGAGGTCAACGCCGCCACCGGCCCGATCGCCGTGGCGGGCGCGAGCCCCGGTGACGTTCTCGCGGTCGAGATCGAGGACGTGCGCGTCGCCGAGGACCGCGGCCGCGTGCTCACCGCGCCCGGATTCGGCCTGCTTCAGGACGACCCCGATATCGACCACCCCGCGACGCGGATCACTGAGGTCGACGGCGGCGACGCGAGCGGCGCCGCCGACTCCGGCGCGGAGACGATCGACTTCGAGGGGATCGACGTGCCGATCGAGCCCGTGATCGGGACGATCGGCGTCGCCACGGGCGGCGAGACGGTCTCGACGCTCACGCCCGACGACCACGGCGGCAACCTCGACACGACCGACGTGACCGACGGGACGACCGTCTACTTCCCGGTCTTCCAGGAGGGCGCGATGCTGGCGCTGGGAGACGCGAAGGCCGCGATGGCCGACGGGGAGATGTGCGGGACCGGCGCCGAGATCGCGGTCGAGGTCGACGCGACGCTCTCGGTGATCGAGGATCCCGCCGTCTCGCCGGACCGGCCCCTCCTCGACACCGGCGACGCGGTGAAGACGGTCGCGAGCGCCGAGACGATGGAGGAGGCGGTCGAATTGGCGAACGGCGACATGCTGGATCTCCTGGCGCACGACCACGGGTTCTCGCGCACCGACGCGTACCTCTTTTCGAGCCTCGTCGGCGGCTTAGAGGTCAGCC